A genomic segment from Gorilla gorilla gorilla isolate KB3781 chromosome 3, NHGRI_mGorGor1-v2.1_pri, whole genome shotgun sequence encodes:
- the THAP6 gene encoding THAP domain-containing protein 6 isoform X1 produces the protein MVKCCSAIGCASRCLPNSKLKGLTFHVFPTDENIKRKWVLAMKRLDVNAAGIWEPKKGDVLCSRHFKKTDFDRSAPNIKLKPGVIPSIFDSPYHLQGKREKLHCRKNFTLKTVPATNYNHHLVGASSCIEEFQSQFIFEHSYSVMDSPKKLKHKLDHVIGELEDTKESLRNVLDREKRFQKSLRKTIRELKDECLISQETANRLDAFCWDCCQESIEQDCIS, from the exons ATGGTGAAATGCTGCTCCGCCATTGGATGTGCTTCTCGCTGCTTGCCAAATTCGAAGTTAAAAGGACTGACATTTCACGT attccCCACAGATGAAAACATCAAAAGGAAATGGGTATTAGCAATGAAAAGACTTGATGTGAATGCAGCCGGCATTTGGGAGCCTAAAAAAGGAGACGTGTTGTGTTCGAGGCACTTTAAGAAGACAGATTTTGACAGAAGTGCTCCAAATATTAAACTGAAACCTGGAGTCATACCTTCTATCTTTGATTCTCCATATCACCTACAG gggaaaagagaaaaacttcatTGTAGAAAAAACTTCACCCTCAAAACCGTTCCAGCCACTAACTACAATCACCATCTTGTTGGTGCTTCCTCATGTATTGAAGAATTCCAATCCCAGTTCATTTTT GAACATAGCTACAGTGTAATGGACAGTCCAAAGAAACTTAAGCATAAATTAGATCATGTGATCGGCGAGCTAGAGGATACAAAGGAAAGTCTACGGAATGTTTTAGACCGAGAAAAACGTTTTCAGAAATCATTGAGGAAGACAATCAGGGAATTAAAGGATGAATGTCTGATCAGCCAAGAAACAGCAAATAGACTGGACGCTTTCTGTTGGGACTGTTGTCAGGAGAGCATAGAACAGGACTGTATTTCATGA
- the THAP6 gene encoding THAP domain-containing protein 6 isoform X2, which produces MVKCCSAIGCASRCLPNSKLKGLTFHVFPTDENIKRKWVLAMKRLDVNAAGIWEPKKGDVLCSRHFKKTDFDRSAPNIKLKPGVIPSIFDSPYHLQEHSYSVMDSPKKLKHKLDHVIGELEDTKESLRNVLDREKRFQKSLRKTIRELKDECLISQETANRLDAFCWDCCQESIEQDCIS; this is translated from the exons ATGGTGAAATGCTGCTCCGCCATTGGATGTGCTTCTCGCTGCTTGCCAAATTCGAAGTTAAAAGGACTGACATTTCACGT attccCCACAGATGAAAACATCAAAAGGAAATGGGTATTAGCAATGAAAAGACTTGATGTGAATGCAGCCGGCATTTGGGAGCCTAAAAAAGGAGACGTGTTGTGTTCGAGGCACTTTAAGAAGACAGATTTTGACAGAAGTGCTCCAAATATTAAACTGAAACCTGGAGTCATACCTTCTATCTTTGATTCTCCATATCACCTACAG GAACATAGCTACAGTGTAATGGACAGTCCAAAGAAACTTAAGCATAAATTAGATCATGTGATCGGCGAGCTAGAGGATACAAAGGAAAGTCTACGGAATGTTTTAGACCGAGAAAAACGTTTTCAGAAATCATTGAGGAAGACAATCAGGGAATTAAAGGATGAATGTCTGATCAGCCAAGAAACAGCAAATAGACTGGACGCTTTCTGTTGGGACTGTTGTCAGGAGAGCATAGAACAGGACTGTATTTCATGA